The sequence TATGCCATCCGAACACCGCGGAGTCTCCACCGCCTGCGCCAAGCTAGGCACAACTACACTTAGAGCTAAAGACAGCACCCCCGCAAAAATTGCGCGCACTGCATCACCCGCAAAAACATTGACTAACATCTCTCTACTCCATTTTGAATGAGGGAAAACCTATACCTCTCCTACAAAGGCTTCGCCACTATCCTAATCCTGACCCCGTCCTCACTGCACTACGTGCAAATTTTTCGGCGCCGCCGGCGGCAGGTTTTGACCTACGACTAGCGAAATATCATGAGTGCCAGCGGGAATAGAAACCGTTGCGCCCGAAAAAGTCTGGCCGTTAAGGTTAACGCCTGTAAGCCCCGGATAATAGAAAGTAACATTTGTACCCGGCGATATTATCTTGCCCGCAGTATTTTTCATATAAACGCTAACATTGGCCGCCGAGCTAAATCCGCGCCGTTGAGATGTTCCATCATTAAAGGACGTTCCCTGGCGCACGAAATAGAAAGAAAGCAGACCGTTGTTAAGCCGATAAGCGCTGGCCTTCCCCTTAAAAGAAACTAATCCATGCTGGACTGTGCCGGTAGAAGAGTTTGCGAGGGCAAAGTCGAGTATCGAGTTTCCGTGATCGATACTTGCACCGGTAAAACCGTTCCCTGAAAGGCGAACCATATTGGCCTTGGCGTGAGTAGGGTCATGGGGAAACAAAACCGTCGCGATATTGGCCTTGCCCAAAGCATCCGTAGCAAAAGTCGCATCGAGATATTTATTTATGATATAGCCATCGCGCCTCACCCATACGCTATCCTTGAGCAATACGCTCTGAGCTTTTGGGCTAGTTCCTAAAAAGATGCTAATAAAAGTATCCTTAGTTTGGCGCTTGAATGGGCCGTTTATCTTCCATTGATACTCTTTTTCGCTGGCAATGGTTGTGAAGGAGTTAGAATTGGGATGTAAAAGCACATTAGCCGTTGTTAGCGCCGCACTGATTGCGTTAACCTCGTCAAAGAGGAGCCAATAGCCGTTTTTTCCATCCTGCGGATGAATGAAGATAAAATTGCGCTGATGTTTGCCGTTAGGAAGAGCTTTGCCCGAATCCCCGCTAGCGTAATCTAGGCCAGCGGTCACAAAGCCTTCGGTCACGCCCGCACCAGGCACGGGCGAGATTGAGGGTGGAATATCTGCAAGGTGATCTTTTCGGTCGATAAGCACCGTATTCCCCGAATTAGCATTTCTAGCTATCCATGCGCGATCAAAACCTCCCGCATCATACACGCTCATGGCACCAGCATAGCCCGCATTTACCAAAAGGTATTCACCGTAACCTATTAGGTTAATGCTATTAACTTCCTTATGTGTATGCCACTCGGAATTTGTTTGGTTTAGCATTGCGCCCATTAAGGACAGCTCCGATGAATTCTTTTCCCAAAAAGCCGCGCCGCCATCATTAAAGATTTGACTGGTGGGCTTTTGCCCAGGGGGCAATTGCTTGGTCATAAGTATGTAGGTAAATAATGAGGCTTCGGAATTCGGCAATGCGCCATTTACATACCATGATGCCAGCGCTGCACTTTCAGCCGAGTATCTGTCTAAAAAATAATTTCTACCAGCGTTAAATGTAATAGCATTTTCAGTGTCGCCAAATACCGTATGGGTGCGAAATGGTGTAGTTCCAAAAGTAAAAAGCCATCGGTTAAAATTGCGCATGACCGATGTAGAATAGTAGCTGTCCTCTCCCGTATGCTCCAAAACATACCTGGTGTACACCTTCGCTGCCCGGCAGCAGTCATGTCCACCAGCTAATCGCTGCCAAGAATAATTAATACCAGCGGGATAAGCTCCATCGGCAGTAACATACCGCGACTCGGCTAGATTCCCATCGCCGGGAGGAAATATCTCTTTGCGATACAATTGTTTTAGAGAATCAATTCTAGCCCTATCGCCCTTAAATAAGGCAAACGCCAGAGGCGCTCCATAGCGATTGAGCGGCCAGTTCCAACCGTTTTGGGCTGCCGCCAAAATATTTTCGGCATTGGTGCGCTCGGTAGTTGTTAAATCGTTATAGATAATATCTAATGCCACTACCGACATAAAATAAGCCGAACCGCCGAGAACCGTATCGGCCCAAACAGCATGATCGAGCGTCGGATAATGCGTGGACCAATGCGAAATTGTATCCCTAATTTTATTTTTATAAGTTACTCTATTTGCTGGATCGACGATGTAGGCAAGTGCCGTGTAATTCATAATCTTAATCATAGCCTTGGACTTATCGATTTTTGTTCCAGCAACAGGATAAGTTAAACTATTTGCCATGGAAATAGCCGTGGCCTTCATCTCTTTCCAGGGTGGCTGAGACGCGCGCCCCTGAAGCTCGGTAAATTTGTCCTGTTTTACAATTAAGAAAGGATGCTCTGCGGCAATAGCTGGGGCTGAAAAAGCTAGGGCAACTACTATTGCAAAAAACCACAGTCTTCTGGTTGTCTTCATAATATACTAAGCCTCTTTAACTAAGGATAAATGGGACTGTCGGGAAGCTAGCGTTTTCCAATCAACCGCTTGCGTGGTTTATTTTTTGTCTCTTTTGAAAAAACATCCCCTTATTATTGTTTTTAGTTTATAGAGAATTTCATGCTCTATAAACCCAGTGCTACGCACTGGCAGGCGCCTTCGGCGTCTGCCTTTTAGGGCGTGTCGGAAGACACGCCCTAAATATCTTTCATTTTTTCTCTGGTTATTTTACCAGCTAGCCTCTTGGCTTTTCAAGTATTAATTACATGGCTCAAGTTAAGTGCCTTAAATGAAAATGAAAATTAGCGGCGTACGCTTGAAAAAGTTAGCAACTTGAACGACGTTTAAGGGCGGGTTGGACAACACGCCCTTAAAACCTTAGCTCCGCGAATACTTCCGCACTTCAGGTCTACTAGTGCCTTGTTCGCCTCCCCAAGTGCATAAGTTTGCACGTGTGGTTTTAATGGAATTTGTGCCGCTACGGGAAGAAAATCCTCTAGATCAAAATGCGTTACATTGGCGACAGATTTAATTTCCTTTTCCATCCATAAGTGTTTTTCGTAGCAAAGGTTGAGCAAATATTCCTTGTCGGAATCTTGTTTCCGGATAGCGTTAATAACCAGTCGTCCTCCGGGCTTTAGGTGGGTAAGTGCCTCCACGACTGGCTTCCATGCCGGCGTAGTATCGATTACGGCATCGAGCTTTTGCGGCGGAGCTTCGGCAACATCACCGGCCCAGGCCGCACCGAGCTCTAGGGCAAAAGCCCTTTCCGTAGCATCTCGCGCAAAGACAAATATAGAAGAGTGGGGGTATAAATGTCTTGCTAATTGGAGAACCAGGTGGTTTGATCCGCCAAAGCCCATAAGCCCGAGAGCGTTTCCATCTTTAAAATTTGCCACCAATTTTAAAGCGCGATAACCAACAGCTCCCGCACAAAGGAGCGGTGCCGCTTCGATATCTGAAAAGACGTCAGGTATTTTATAGGCGTAATCTTCGCTAACGCACATAAACTCAGCATAGCCACCATTAGCGTCTCGTCCGGTGGCCTTGAATGTATCGGCAATATTTTCGGAAGAGTCTCCCGTAGAAGAAAAAATCCAACCAACACCAACCCTGTCTCCAATTTTAAATTTTTGCGGCTTTGCATTTGAGGCAACCACGCGGCCAACTACTTGATGGCCTGGTATGATTGGCAAGAAACTAGGAGGAGTTCTCCCCTCGATAATATCTAAGTCAGTGTGACAGACTCCACAGGCAGATACTTCAATTAGGATCTCGCCTGCTTTGGGCTCGGGAATGGGAACGTCCGCAAGCGTAAGCGGCTCGCAATTGGTTTTTAGAGATAAGGTTCGGTGGAGCAACATGGCTTTCATGATGAGTAGGCCCTGCAAACTATCGCCCCGCGCTAAAATGGCATCCCAGTAATGCCGCCGCATTGGCTAGTGCAGCATCTCTCGTCCATAAGCGCAAATGGGAAATAAGGCACGAAGCTAATAGATGAGCATCGATCCAGCCAATGCCTTTCCCAGTAAGTTTTCGCTCCTCAAGTAGCAGCAGCACCTCAACGTGACTGGCTATCTCAGCTCTTGCTATTTCTGATAGAAGTTGCAAGACCATATTTCGGTTCCTAAGATTTCCGCAGGCCAGTTCTCCGATGACGAAGTCATGGCAGGCAACCTGTCCATCTCTGAGAAGAATAGATAAATCGTCGTTTCGCCGACGAAAGTGATCTACCCAAACCGATGTGTCGACCAAAATCACTGCGCCTTTCCGACTCGACGTCTCGGAGCAA is a genomic window of Deltaproteobacteria bacterium containing:
- a CDS encoding heparinase II/III family protein, with product MKTTRRLWFFAIVVALAFSAPAIAAEHPFLIVKQDKFTELQGRASQPPWKEMKATAISMANSLTYPVAGTKIDKSKAMIKIMNYTALAYIVDPANRVTYKNKIRDTISHWSTHYPTLDHAVWADTVLGGSAYFMSVVALDIIYNDLTTTERTNAENILAAAQNGWNWPLNRYGAPLAFALFKGDRARIDSLKQLYRKEIFPPGDGNLAESRYVTADGAYPAGINYSWQRLAGGHDCCRAAKVYTRYVLEHTGEDSYYSTSVMRNFNRWLFTFGTTPFRTHTVFGDTENAITFNAGRNYFLDRYSAESAALASWYVNGALPNSEASLFTYILMTKQLPPGQKPTSQIFNDGGAAFWEKNSSELSLMGAMLNQTNSEWHTHKEVNSINLIGYGEYLLVNAGYAGAMSVYDAGGFDRAWIARNANSGNTVLIDRKDHLADIPPSISPVPGAGVTEGFVTAGLDYASGDSGKALPNGKHQRNFIFIHPQDGKNGYWLLFDEVNAISAALTTANVLLHPNSNSFTTIASEKEYQWKINGPFKRQTKDTFISIFLGTSPKAQSVLLKDSVWVRRDGYIINKYLDATFATDALGKANIATVLFPHDPTHAKANMVRLSGNGFTGASIDHGNSILDFALANSSTGTVQHGLVSFKGKASAYRLNNGLLSFYFVRQGTSFNDGTSQRRGFSSAANVSVYMKNTAGKIISPGTNVTFYYPGLTGVNLNGQTFSGATVSIPAGTHDISLVVGQNLPPAAPKNLHVVQ
- a CDS encoding zinc-dependent alcohol dehydrogenase family protein is translated as MKAMLLHRTLSLKTNCEPLTLADVPIPEPKAGEILIEVSACGVCHTDLDIIEGRTPPSFLPIIPGHQVVGRVVASNAKPQKFKIGDRVGVGWIFSSTGDSSENIADTFKATGRDANGGYAEFMCVSEDYAYKIPDVFSDIEAAPLLCAGAVGYRALKLVANFKDGNALGLMGFGGSNHLVLQLARHLYPHSSIFVFARDATERAFALELGAAWAGDVAEAPPQKLDAVIDTTPAWKPVVEALTHLKPGGRLVINAIRKQDSDKEYLLNLCYEKHLWMEKEIKSVANVTHFDLEDFLPVAAQIPLKPHVQTYALGEANKALVDLKCGSIRGAKVLRACCPTRP
- a CDS encoding type II toxin-antitoxin system VapC family toxin, giving the protein MILVDTSVWVDHFRRRNDDLSILLRDGQVACHDFVIGELACGNLRNRNMVLQLLSEIARAEIASHVEVLLLLEERKLTGKGIGWIDAHLLASCLISHLRLWTRDAALANAAALLGCHFSAGR